The Chanos chanos chromosome 9, fChaCha1.1, whole genome shotgun sequence genome includes the window ACATTCACTGGCACTCAACCATCCACAATTGGAATTTTCTGGAGAAAATGACAGGCTTACATATGCGTACCAAACGGGAGCAGTGACTGGGACTGTTTAACGTCGtcttaagggaaaaaaagtgtgaatgAAAAGTATCAGCACCTGTTTAAGGGAGGGTACCAACTGAGACTGTCTTTCAATTAATCCCGTTTAGGACACACAGCGCATTTGGTTTTGGGCAAAAAGTTAGCTCCCAAACGATTTTTAATCACTGTGAAGAaacagacattttgtgtgttttggtaaaaaatgaatgaatgaatgaataaataaatatgatagTTCCATTTAGTGATCTTACGTGCAAGTCAGCATCGGGCCTTCTCCACTCTCATTCTATACACCAGCCCTTTTCAAAACGTGCTCCAGTGATGAAGACGCAACGTTTACATTTAGGTAAGGAAAACTGGCGATTTTTCAACATGATTGCGTAGACTTTGAAGCACCAAACACCCAATAGGTTAATTATCGAAAGCTGTTTATAGCAGGTGAAGAATCACCTTTTCACTCATTTCTTCTTTACAGTTTACTATATGCTATAAAACACACTTTCAGCTTACTTTCTCCTCTGTATGAATGACAATAACAGAGCATGACTTGAAAAGACAGTAAATTGATCATGTGAACTAGGCAGAATATGGCATGGAGATCTCAAGGCAGACCTACTTACTGTCTTCAGCTTTGGCTCATGTGTtcatcactcacactgtattaAAAGCAACAGCAAGTGGAGCTCCAACTGGAAGTGGTTCCAGAATccaattcatttattcattttgattgactctctctctctctctccctttgtgaTGGGGAGTTTCAAATTGTTTCGAATTTTCAAATCTAACTGTATTTGGCGCGTGTCAGGGTTGTGAGATTGAAATTTTACAGTGATGGGAGTGGTCTAATGCCACACCCCAATGGGAAAAactacaacaactactactactactactacttattattattattattattatgcgtAAAATTTAATCGAGGTCTAAAATGTGGAACTGCTCTATATGCAGATTTTCTTGGCTAAAAGCGTAAACAGTCAGCTTTAAGGGTCTCAGTGATACCGTTGCTGTGATTTtgctgtaaatgtgtttcaTGTCGTGAGGTAAGTAGTGAACCatcaaaaacaactgaaaacctAATTTGCAAGAGCAGTGTTTGGAAAAGTAAATGTTGTGTGTCATCTAGAATGGTTTCTCTCGTAGCCCTTTTCGTTTTTCTCTTCGTCAGTATGTCCAGCGGCAGTTTCAACGAGACATTTCGTTCTACAGCGACATAATTTGAAATATCGAGCACATAACTTTGCGGCAGTCACTGTAGCTTAGATTCTGTCCATGTACAGATACTGTTGTCACCTGTGACGAGGGGGCGGAGCTTTAAAATGTTGCGTAAAGCTTTTATTGGCGAGTTTGAGTATCTCTGTCACATATCTGACAGCGAGGTGAAGGGAGAGAACCAGAGAAGCTTGCGTTGTGGGTGTACCTAGGGGTCGGATAAAAAACTTGTTCGACCATTACAAATTATCGGAAGGGATGGAATATTTTAATTCGCCGGTTTTCCTGTAGAAGACACACAAGCCTGGGAACTTGATATGGCTGTAGATGGTAAatcatctttttgttttgtatttgcgGAGCCGAATTTAACTCATAAAACAAATTGTGTATAAGAAGTACTGTACCTCACTTATTTTAACAAATTGCACCATTTGGAACCGTAGACCTTCTTACGATTACATATATCTGGTTCGGAAGTTTTATTAATCAACAAAATAAGACAAGAAGATATCTGTATTTTGATGTTTGTATACTCTTTTTACTCAACGCCCTTCGTTGACATTTCTGCTACACTTTGATCGTGTAGGAAGATATATTTTCGTCAGTTTCACTGCGAAGGATTTTCTACTTAGACTAAAGCCCCAATATGAACTGCTGCGTTTTGCATCGAGGGTGAGAAACAAAGTTCGGAAAAAGCTTCAGAATTTAGTATTTGGGTACACTTACTTTCTGTTCGTATAGCCCGCGTTTATTCTGCCTAGagcacagttttaaaaaagCTGTACTCTGAAAAACAAGCTGGATCACAGGAAATTCTGAGCATATTCCGAATACTGTAAAGTGACGCTTGTATTAGTGAAGGGATGTTACTCAGACATTATCAGAAACGATAAGTATCTCAGTTGTCTGTGACATATTTATAAGTCAGCATGTGTTTGATCAAGTAATTTCGTGAGGCATAACTTGCTTGTGGGACATTTAGTCTGTAATTTTCTCACCAGGTCTGAACTTGTAAAGAAGCCAAACCTAAATCCCCACCCGACCAcctccaaatacacacacacacacacacacacactcagatgaagagagagaaggagagaatgagtaaCTCAAACACCTGTCGGGAAGGAGCTGCTGTCACTTCCTAGCTTTAATCATCCTTCTCATACACATTTAGTAGCTTGTCTGCATAATTAACtaagcaagaagaaaaaaaaaggttggatCTACATCTTAGAAATTCACATCTTCCCAACTCATTGCGCTGGACAGATGTTAGATGTCATATTTTCTCTGATGTTGAAAGCTTGCCTGCTGTTCACAGTACCTAACACTTTGAGGCATTGCTGTTGCTATTTGCACGCGAGTATGTTCATGTCTTGGCCCAAATGTGAAATCGGCGAATgtgtttcaaatatttatttgtttgcctgCGTAATGGAATTAAACTTTTACTTTTAAACGCTGCTACgtttatattaatatatttcattttatattcatttatGAACATTATTTTGTGAAGTAGTCACTAAGTCAAGTAGTTTAATTTCCAGCTGAACAGTCAGTGTTGTGGCCTGAGCCATCGTGTATTTACCATTTGCCAAAACTTCTAAGAACCGTTCTGTTCTAGAGTAATGAACACATGCAGTAAAACCTTCACATtgtcattttacaaaacaacaaagacatttGCAAACATACTAACATAAAAATGATCTCTGCTTTGACTTTATCGCCTTTGGTCAAGAATCCCTCACATACTGGCGGTTGTGAAGGCCTAGAGGGCTGGAATCAAAGAtactttgtttgtctgtgtctccatCCCAAAAGCAGCagtgttcacatacacacagatcagatAGAGCAAGTTGATGAGAACTGCCTTTGTTGACTTCTGGGAGATTGCTGGGgtcgagagagagcgagagagagaggcacacacacgcacacacgagaCCAAAAGATACTCTTTTAATCTTATTCCATACCCTGCCtgctagtacacacacacacacacacaaaaacacacacacacatcacagtttACTAGCTGTCCTCGCCTTTGCCAAGACCTATGGTGTCAATTAGATGAGAGAGGATTTTAATGAGCATGTGTACACATTGCTCACATTGCCTCTAAGCATGCTGCACGAATGAGAGAATCAGCTCAACCTGTCTGGTGAATCATTAAAGACCTTTGTGCTAGGCTACACTGATGGAATATGTATGCCTAGCCCCATCCCGCTCACTGACAGACGTACTTTACCACTGACTAAAGGGGCTCTGAGGTCAGCAGTGCCTTGAGTGTGCAGCAAACATCACATCTGCTGAAATAATTTACTGTGCCATGGACTCTGTCTAACTGTGTGGTCGTGTCAGGGCAGATTCCAAGCCTGGCCTGGTAAATCATGTCTTTAGCATTCTGTATGGGTAGTTAGAAGTTCgcctgactgagagagagagagcgagagcatatatgtgtgtgtgtgtgtgtgtgtgtgtgtgtatatatatatatatatatatatatatacacacacacacacacacacacacacacacacatacatatatatcatgAAATAGATATGAAGATGTAATTTGTGATGTCAGTTCCTGAAAGCCATATGTAAATTTATGCTAATGAGGCTCTAAAATATGAGGGGAATATCTGATGGTTTTAATCTTGTCACTGGGATGTTTATTCAAACCTGGCCCTGCTTTCAACTCATCAAATTAAATGTTAAGTATTGAGTATTAAACAAAGACAGATGACAAATTAATGCTTTAAAGCATTGGATTATGTAACAGCTATTATATTCAAAATTTACAACTAGATAAGGACTACATTATTAACTCAGTTTGACATTACATATAGCACTTGAACTCcattgttttaaatgagaatgaaaCTGGTTTTAAAGGCCGGGCAGCATCTAGGGTCCAGTCTTTTCTGCCGTTTTCCAGTTTGGTTAAGATCAGAGACTAGCCTGTTCTATACATGAAccagcacaaaaacagaaatgtcagaTCACATCCTCTGCCGCAGAATACGTTTTGGTTTCCAAACCGCATGAAATTTACATATGTATTTACATACACGAAAATGGATGTGTTGGATAGTGGAGCAATTCTCCTTTCAGTTCTCATGTTTCATGCTTATTTTTCTAGAGATATGCAAATGCATATCTATACATACATCTATGCAGAGTAACTTagaagtaaacacacacacacacgtatatgtatacatatatgtgtatgtatataatatgtaatatatttgtgtatgtgtaaatatatatatatgtgtgtgtgtgtgtgtatactttacacacacgcacatatgtacTCATCTACATATGATTATATGTAGTCTTTTGTCCTTAATGAAATCAGTAGTGAAGTATGTCACACAGTGAAATCAAAACCATACTGAAACAATACTAGATTGTGAAGAGTTCTGAAATTACACTATGTTTTTACTGAAATCTGAATTTGTGGATTATCAGCTCATCAATTTTTCACCTCATCCCtgctccatcctctctctccagccgcCTCCAGTTTCAGTTTTTGCCGGCCAGCTGTGGAGTACAAGGCTCTCCCCGAAGACTTCAAGTACCAGCTGAGCCGCTGCACGGGCGGAAATCTGACCTGGCACGAGGGTCGCGGCCAGAGGACGGCGGGCGGACGCACCGTGAAGCTGCTTCAGCAGCCAGGGACAGAGGGTCTGCAGGTAGTCTCAACACTGTAGATATCACACTACAAACTCTCAGACCCAGAGCACAGTCTGTTCACACCTAATTACACGACTAAAGTCTTACATGTCAGTGAGGTCATTCAGACTCTATTTATGTGTTCCCATATACGTAAGTGTCCCCGAACATTTCTGTTAGCCGTTCATCTGTCAGCAGTTCAGAGTGGTTGTATTTGTCACAAAGGAACTATTGCTGATTCATTTGAGCTGTTTAATGCTGTCAGTGATGTCTATAATACTGGAATGCTCAAGACATTTCTTTCCTGATGAAAAAtctgacctgtgtctgtgtgtgtctatatgtaaTAGTGACTGTTTCTAAATGAAGTCAAGGTGTTCCTCCTCTTTGTATCACTAATACAGATTTTGATTTGGAACGATGCCATAGTTTCAGGATCAACCACTCAAACCTGGTGTTATATCTGAAACGACAGTATTCCAGTTCCGTGTTCTGAGACATCTTGCTCTTGCGGTTTTCCTCATGGAACGAGTACGTTGAAAGATGAAAAAGTAACCCTATAGCTGGCAGATTCTCTCTCGCTATGCGTCTGTTCCTTGCTCTTAAGTAGCCCATCTGTTGAAAGCATAAATGAGGTTACTCTTATAGCTGCTTTTAATGATTCATTCTCTCTATATTCTCACTTTTCCGATATTTCTCATAACAGTATAGCGCGTGGCAAAGATGTTTTGCATTACTGAGCTAGCTGATAAATGCGTGCATGCTCTTGATCCTCTGAAATGGATTCAGACAAAAGCTCTTTCATAGAACAGAAAATAgggtagatttaaaaaaaaaaaagaaagaaagaaagaaagaaatggaaaaaaaaacaaggcaaaaatgGACTCTATGtccatctattcatccatccacccatctaAATGAGTACTTTGTTGGCAGAGAATAGAGGCAATGTTATATACCCAGGAGGCACAGTAAGACATGCACTCAAAAAGGACTTTAAATAGGGTCGACCATTTTAACTGGCAACCGGGAGAGATGGTTATTGGTTTGAACACTGAGAAGGAACCACCAGgcccaaatgtgtgtgtgaacattttttttttatttcgaaTATTACCATATTAACAAAGAAACCTCATATGTTCTTCCTATTGTTACTCTAAAGTCATGTTCAGAGTCCCCATAGCACCCCGTTCGTATTAGTTGTGATTATATGTTTAGTCTCATTAATTAGACACATAATGACTGTGCTAATGGAAAGAACTGAACGTTATCTTAGTGAGCATGTACACTGCTCTTAATTAACTTTCTGCAGAAGTCATTATTACAGGGTCAGGAGtccattttcttttgttacaatctaaattaactttttttaatcacaccCATAAAATTACCTGAAGGTCATTTCAGATCTATACGTTTAGTTGGTCCTAATTATGTTGAGTTTCCTCTTTAATGTGTCTGTGGAActgagaagcaaaaaaaaaaaaactgagcatCTCTTAACTGTTTCCCACCCTACGTTAAAGAAGTAGCCgtaacatgattttttttcttttttttacatttaaatcaatatttttaaCTAATACATCTTGAAAATAGGAGAAAGCAAATTCTGAGCCCTTCTCCATTTCCGCCAAAGGAAATTTATCAGATTGTGTGTGAAATTCAAACTTCAATTACGAGCTCCCTTACTGCACAACAAAGGCGAAATTTTTGGGGAAAAGTTTTCACTTGTCGTTCCTTTTTGCCATTTTAATTGGTGGATGAAGGAGAGCTCAATCTGAACCTTTTGAACCTTTCTGCATACTGCAAGAAAAAGATCAGAGCAGGTCAGGCTAAAAATTGCACTCCTTTGATTTTTGTGAGTGAATTTATGATCAAAAGCTTAGTTTGATGAGACCACCATGTTAATTTACTTCTCTTATGGATCTCAAGTAGGAACTTGTGGAATCTAGATTAAACTCTTCACATTTTTGCCTTAGCATGGATAATTATTCATTTCCGTcaccctcatctctctctctctcgtattaggtgtgtgtgtgtgtatgtgtggctgtgtgtgtttatatatatatgtgtgtgtgtgtgtgtgtgtgtatatatatatatatatatatatatatatatatatatatatatgaatgctTATTGCATTCATAAGTAGGACTAATGTTAgctggtgtgtgactgtactTTTAGTGGCAGTTGTTTATTGTACTGTGGATATTCAGCATGTGGAGTCACATGTAGTCTCTCGGCTTACTGTACAGAATACTCTcacagtctgttctctgtgaaagGATTCACATCAGAGGTTGTTAATAATAGATATTGCTTGTGTAAAAATTGCttgtgtctgtcactctctccctctctcactagCTTACCCTGCAGTTATAATAGGAGGAGAGTTTTtttcagctctccctctcttactctatCTTATAGTAAACATAGAATAGGAGCCATGAGGGAGGCTCTGGCACAGAAGCAGGCCAAGTAACATATCTCAGAAATCTTTGAATTTTTGTGTTAGCTCTGCATAATACTCAGATATGACAGTGGAGGGTACAATAAAATCACTGTGAAATCAGTGTTAAATATCGGTGATATTGGTATAGGGTAGAAGACTGACACAGCGTCCAGTAGTCTAGAATTCACCTCTGAGAGATAATGGTCTCTGATCGGTGCTTTTCCAGCAATTTCAATGTATGCTGCTCACAATAAGTCTGTGGTCCCTGTTGGTTTGAGAGTGGTGGAGGAAgcaggaaggaggaggaggagggaaaagtaACCAGAGCTATTCCCTCAGGAGAGAACATCCCCTGATTCAGcatctttgtccttttttgtgtgagcgtgtgtgtgtgtgtgtgtgtgtttgtgcgtgtgtgtgtgtgtgtatttgtgtgtggatgggtgtgtgtgtgtctgtgcatgtgtgtgtgttcgtgcaggtgtgtgcgtgagagagagagagataaagtgtaGACCTCCCCAGGGCCACTCAAGGGCGAACACTgcagagagggagtgaaggaaataaaggagagagagagagagagagagacggaaggagagtgagggagaaagagagacagggggagagagagagagagagagagagagagacagacggcgGGGAAGAAAGTGCTGAAGCAAAAGTAAATGAACGAATTGTAATTTGAATAATTACtcacagaaatggagagagtgagaaaaagaaaagggatgGCGAAGGATCTGAGCTGaaggtaaatgaatgaaattaaactgaaaacaaattagAGTAGCAGATGGCGCGGAAGAGCATAGAAATACAGCGCAATTCATATacagagggaagacagagatTAGAAATACAGTGCAATTCATAtacagagggaagaaagagaatgtATTGGGAATGAGAAACCAAGGAGACAAAAACCAAGAGTAAAAAGGAAACATTgttagaggaaaagaaaagagaagagagggtgaCTGAACCCTTAACATGGACTCAATGTACATAATGTATACTTTTAGCGATAGAACATATAGTTATCATTGTGATATGTCATATTTGTCTCTAGTCTTGTCCTCTGTTTGACTGAAAATATAAGACACATCACGGAACCGTATAAATCTTTAAATTATCTTTCACTGGGCTGACATTCATTTCCAATTTCTGATTTAATGCCAGAGTGATCGGGTGATTAGAGGGAGTGTAACTAGTAATGGTCTCTGATTGGATCAGTGCTTGACGAGGAATGGTCTGTGATTGGAGAGCGCATAAAGATTGATTGTCTGTGACTGGATAAAAACTGAAAGGGCAGAAATCTTTTATGGGCACTAATCTTTTATCATCTTTGTGTTAGTGAAAAGACAATGATAAATAATACCAGATTGGCAGAGGGGATTTTAATTTAATGACTGGCCTTTATTGAATCACAGACAAGGTCTGTTGCCTTCCAATCAGTATGCAGCCTTAGATGAGACAATTCATCTTAATTACAACCAGTGCATGTATTGAAATGTGGTTATGAAGAAAAAAGCCCCCACATATTAAAGAAAGCTTAGCTATGGAATGAATGTTATCATTATGAAAGGGTATCAGTCTAGAGTgagagacttgtgtgtgtgtgtgtgtgtgtgtgtgtgtgtgtgtgtgtgtgcgcgtgtttgtgtgtgtgtatgtgtgtgtgtgtgtgccctccTTCCTGTGCCAGAGAAATATATTTCTGTAGCACACGCAAGACACGGGCACCATATGTACACTCTGACATTCCAAACAAAGTCCACGCAAAGATAACTGTGAAATCTCTGTTGACATTACGTGCGTCGTCTTATATGAGCATCATGTCAATTAATACATAACAACATACAAACTCTGTCATTTATTGTAACATATACATTCAGAGCTTGTGAAGATTGTGCAGATGGAGGGACTGATGTTGCCTGCTTTCATATTTCCAATAAGCTCAAATCAAAAAGCATTAACCTTCACTTCTAACATGTATTATTTTTCATGCTCTATCTtattctctttctatctctcagCAAGTTTTTGATTTTCAATGTGTAGAGGTGCAagcctgtttctttctctctctctctctctctctctctctctctctctctctcacacacacacacacacacacacacacgaacacacacacacattctgcctttctctctgggGATGTAACAGCGGGAGACATGCTGAGTTGAATCCCCCCTCCTTTGTTTCATCTGATGGTAAACATAGACAAGAGCCATGAGGAAAACTTAGTTAAGATCTTACAGAGGAACAGATCAGGCTGAAGATACAAGAGGCAGAGTAACCTCTCATTATAAACCTCAGATATAAGCGCAGAATAACCATCCATTAACCTGAAAAACTCTTGATCTACATCAGATGGTTGCTGTTGTTCCTTTTATACGTATTTTAAATCCTCCAGAGAGTTGTAAACGTCTGCCCcgtaatcagagagagagagagcatatttcACTGTGATAGACTATGATGTGATTGCAGTTTTCATtattgcaacatttttttctgttgtttagaGAGAAGTTCTCAATCAGtagtttcagttttagttttacATAGAGGCAGAAATACCCAAAGCGTCTACAGATAAAGTTTGTTGTCAGTAGAGCTACATTAAGGCATTCTTTTCAGTCATGGACAACCTTTGTTTTCCTAATGCAAAGAGCTGAAAATTCTTTCATTTGATCCATTTTTAACTATGTACTAACATGTTACCAACAGCGTTTATGTACAGCTTTGCTTATGAAAAAGTGACTtgataacaataaaataaatcaaaataaagttaTGAATTCATTGTTCTTCTCCTCAccatattttttctctttttctctctccccgttAGTTCCGCTCTGGCGACTCGTACTCTGTGTATCACACCAGTCCCACTCTGCCCAGTCTCTCTCGTCCTGTTGTGTTGTGGTCCCAGCAAGACGTCTGCAAGTGGCTGAAGAAACACTGTCCGCACAATTACCTAACTTACGTTGAGGCCTTCTCTCACCACGCCATCACAGGTACAGTTAAACCGAATCCAGTGTAAATACAGTCAACATCAAtagacaacagaaacaatagACACAGCAAATATTAGAAAAGAGTTAAACAACACAGCGGTTTTGGACATGTATAACTTATCAAAATGAGATTACTTAACCAAAAATCAAAGGCTGTCAGGTACCTTGCAGTGATTTGTAAGTCATAACATCGAACTTGGAGCCAGGACATTAGCAGTGACGTAACATAACCTGCtccgtggaaaaaaaataattgtttcAATATACCTGAAATGACAGATGGGAAAGAGTCAAAGGTCATCTCAGCGGTTCTAACCCCAAGGGCATCAACAAAAAGACTCTACCGAATCTTAATAAGGTTGAAAGGAGGCAAAGGGTAGTGTTTTGTTATTCGTTATATAACCTTGCTGAACTCTTAATTCTCCATCCTAATACAAAAGCTGGATATGTATGCAATGTGTGACgtgaatgtttttgtcttaaTTGTTAGATTACGATCGTTCCTCACATAATTTAAAACGAGTCAACAAGTCCTTTGAATTCCTTTGGTAagctgtgaaaaacaaaagatgagTGGAATAA containing:
- the samd10a gene encoding sterile alpha motif domain-containing protein 10a, encoding MAVDAASSFSFCRPAVEYKALPEDFKYQLSRCTGGNLTWHEGRGQRTAGGRTVKLLQQPGTEGLQFRSGDSYSVYHTSPTLPSLSRPVVLWSQQDVCKWLKKHCPHNYLTYVEAFSHHAITGRALLRLNGEKLERMGLVQETLRQELLQQVLQLQVQEEGRNLQLLSQGSFGNLS